The Desulfococcus multivorans DNA window ATTTCCCGGTTCAGTTCATACAGGGAAATCACATCATCATTAACCACCGCGGCGATGCGGTCGATGATCTTGGATTCCGCCCGGGCGTCCGATGTGCCGACGATCAGCAGATAAAGCCCAACGAAGACGGCAAGGTATACCCCACACCCGATAAACCGTTTGCAGGGAATGATTTTTTCTTTGAACATTTGTGTCTCACTTGGATGAAATTGTCGGTTGCCGGTTAAGGATATGGTGCACTGCCGCGTCATTGACGTCGACAGGATATTTCCGCCGAAGCTTCCTGATCCAGGAAGGATAGGCGGCTTCCACACCGTCTCTTTGTAATCGTTCTTCCGTCTTTCTGTCAACATCGGCGACTCCGGGAGCAACGATTTCCGGGATAGCGATATCCTTTTGGAGCAGTTTGTCGATGAGCAGCCGTGTTTTCAGCTCGTTACGCCAACTCCGGAAGGAAACGGCGGATTCCAGAAGGGTCTTTTCGAATTCCCCCGGCGGATAGGCTTGTTGAATAGCCTGAACGGCGGCCTCCGTCTCCTGGGGCGATATACGGATTCCCGTCTCCCGCGCTCTCTCCAGCATGACGGCCCGAATCATGAGTTCCTTGAAAATATCCTGTCTGACCTGCTTCCACAACACGGGATCTGCGATAGCATCGCCGTAGGCGATTTTCTGAAAATCGAAGGACTGATCGAAATCTGCTTCGGTCAGGACGGTCCCGCCGATTCGAATGAGATACGCCGACGTTTCGGTTGGATTTTCCGGGGAGCATCCAACGCACGAACATTCAAGAGCGATGATGAATATGAGAAAAAGAAGGGGATTCGCTTTTAGGCGGGATTTCGGAGCCATGCCTCACTTGTGTTTCTTGTACTTGGGGTTACAATCAAAAAAACATTGTGGAACCGGAATTCGACGGCGTCCTCGTGTTGACGTTTCCATTGCGGAGGGGCCGGGTGTGCTTCCTGCGGTATCCGGAAAAGGATGGCGGGCGATGTCCTTCTCCCGTCTTCAGGCATGAAGGCTCAGACGGCATCCGGCATTGTGACCTGAACACCAGCGGTTGTTCGCGGTTCGCCGGAGGGTCGAATCGTTCAGCCGTTAACACGCCGGGTAATTTCTTTCAAGATATTTTTTGTTTGGGTCAGCCGGCTGCCGATGGAATGGCCGGAAAGCTTCACTTTCAGGATCTGGTCAGGCGTAAAGGTGAATCGGTCGGACCGTTCGGTGATCAGGTCTACTATACCGAAGGGATTTTTCTGGTGCGCTTCGGAAAAGTGGATTGACAGCGCGTTTTCCAGAAAATCGAGGCGCTTGACGCCGGCTTTTGTCGCAAGGATTTTCAGCATCATCTTGAGAAGAAGGTTTCCGGTTTCATCGGGCATGGAGCCGAAACGATCGATCAATTCCGTCCGAAAATCGGAGATCTCCTTCAGGGTGCTCATCTTTGACAGGCGCCGATAGGTGTTCAAGCGCTGATCAATATCCGGGATATAACCCTCGGAAATGAAAAAGGACATGGGAATGTTGATTTCCGGCTCCAGGGGCGTCGATATCGGCTCTCCTTTCAACTCGGCGACGGCATCCTCCATCAGCTTCAGAAACATGTCGTACCCGACGGCGGCGATATGACCCGACTGGGAGGCGCCTAAAATGGTGCCGCCGCCTCGGATTTTCAAATCGCTCATGGCGATCTGGAACCCCGATCCCAGATCACTGTGCTCCATCAATACCTTCAGGCGCTTCTGTGCGTCTTTGCTGAGGCTGCTCTCTTCCGGAATGAAGAGATACGCGAAGGCCTGCTCCTCGCCCCGTCCGACACGTCCTCTGAGCTGATAAATCTGGGCAAGGCCCAAACGATCGGCGTGGTTGACCAGGATGGTGTTGGCCGCCGGGACGTCGAGACCGGATTCAATGATGGTCGTGCAGATCAGCATATCGATTTCCTGGTAGAGAAAGCGCAGCATGACTTTTTCGAGAAGATCTTCACCCATTCTGCCGTGGGCGATGTCCAGGCGGGCTTCGGGAACGATTTTTCTGAGCCGATCCGCCATCCGGTCAATGGTTTGGATGTTGTTGTGAACAAAGAAGATTTGTCCCTTCCGCTTCAGTTCCTTCCGGACGGCGTCCCGGATAATGCTGTCTTCGAGTTCCGAGATGTAGGTGATGATGGGCCGGCGCTGCTCCGGTGGGGTCGAGATGACGGAGATGTCGCGGATTCCCGTCAATGACATGTGCAGTGTTCTCGGAATAGGGGTGGCGGTCAATGCCAGCACGTCCACGGTGCTTCGAAAGGATTTCAGCCGTTCCTTGTGCTTGACCCCGAAACGCTGTTCCTCATCGAGAATGATCAACCCCAGGTCTCTGAAGGCAATGTCTTTCTGAAGCAGTCGATGGGTTCCGATCACGATATCCACGCTGCCGGCGGCAACGCCTTCGACGATCGTTCGCTGTTCCTTCATCGAGCGAAACCGGCTCAGGCATGCGATGTTGATGGGGTAGTTCTGAAACCGTTGGGAAAAGGTTTCGAAATGCTGTTCCGCCAACACTGTTGTGGGCACCAGTATCGCCACCTGTTTCTGGTTGAAAACGGCCACGTAAGCGGCCCGAAGAGCGACCTCGGTCTTGCCGTATCCCACATCCCCGCAGATGAGGCGGTCCATGGCGGTTTCTCTCCGCATATCATCGAGCACATCCTCAATGGCTCTGGTCTGGTCAGGGGTTTCGTCAAAAGGAAATCCGGCTTCAAATTCCGCGAGATCAACGGTGGCCAGGTTGAACGCGAATCCTTTGTTTACTGAACGTTCCGCATAGATGTTCAGCAGATCTCCCGCGATCTTCTCGACCGATTTCTTGACGTTGCTTTTGACCGCGTTCCATGAGTTTCCACCCATTTTGTCCAGAATGGGTTCGATACCGTCGATGCCCATATATTTCTGGATCGCGTTCATGCGGTCCACCGGCAGATAAAGCTTGTCGTCATCCTTGTAGAGGATCTCGAGAAAATCGTTGGCCATCCGGTTGAGGGTCAGCTTTTTAAGCCCTTGATATCGGCCGATGCCGTGCTCCGAATGGACGACGAGATCACCGGTTTTCAGTTCCTCCAGGGAGAGCAGCTCTGTCCGGACCTTTCGGGGAGGCGTCTTTCTCCTGGGGGCGGAGGGGCCGAAAATATCCTTTTCCGCAACGACCGAAAAAGCCTCCGAAGGCCATGTGAATCCGGACGAAAGCCGGCCCTTGAGAAGGTAGACCCCGCCCTTGACTTTTCGTGTTTCCGGGAACGCCTCCAGCGAGGTGGGCGCGATGCCGTAAGGGGCGAGAAGGGCGGTCAGCCGTGAGGCGCGGGCTTTGTTGTCGCAGACGAAAACCGTTGTCAGATCATTTTTCCGCTGTTCACCGATCCAGTCCGGCAAGGGAGAAAAGGGCTGTTCGCTTTCCCTGGTGCGAACGAGCTTTTCCCTGAAGAACGTCGTGTCCGATATGGAAAAATGGTATCGAGCCGCCATGTCGGAACCGGAAGAGGCGGTGAGCGGCAGAAGTCTCAAATCCAGACGACGCCTGCCGGCGAGACGCTCCCGGATGTCCGCCCATTCGAGATAGAGTTCCCGGGGCGCCACGCATATCCTGTTGTCGGCATTCGCCGCGGCGAAGCTTTCCGCGGCCTGGGTAAGAGCCTCCTCTGCCGCGGTTCTGAGCTCCGCGGGCTCGGCCAGGACAAAGAGCGTGTCGGGGGGGATGTATTCGAAAAGGGTGTCCAGCCGGGGGTAGACGAGGGGCAAAAGTCCTTCGATTCCCGGGAAATGCCCCTTCGTTTTGATGTTGTCGATAAGCTCCCGGGTGCGACCGGCAGGGATGTTCAGCCGGTTTGCCTGCTTCCGGATTCCGGCGATGATATCGTTGATTTTATCCGGTTTCAGGATGGCTTCCTTTGCCGGAAGGATGACGACCTCCTCGACCGCATGGCGTGTGCGTTGGTTTGTGGATGAGAAAAAACGGAGAGATTCAACGAGGTCGCCGAACATTTCGATGCGGACCGGCTCTGGATATGTCGGCGAAAAGATGTCGATGATGCCGCCTCTCACACAAAAATCTCCCGGTTCCTCCACTACTGCTGTTTGCGTGTATCCCCCGGCGATCAATTTGGCCGTTAGCTGATCCCGATCCAATTCCTCCCCAACCATGATCAGCTCGGCGAAATCGGTGAGTGCAGATTTTGGGATCAGCCTTCGTTGCAAGGCGTCGATGGTCGTTACCATGATGTGGGGGAGCCGATCGACGGTCTGTCGATAAAGGGTTCGAAGGCGTTCCGCCGTGGTGCTGTTGTGGTAAGCAACAAATTTGAAGGGCGACAGGTTGTAGGGTGCGAAATAGAGCAGATTCTGGTCGGTGTCTCCGAAGAAAAACGAAAAATCCTCGATGAACCGCTCCGCATCCCTGGCCGAAGGCAGAACGACCGTGATGGGGACCGGTTTTTCCCGGAAGATGCGGCCGATCAGATAGGCCTTGCAGGGGGCGGGAAGTCCGGCGCATTCGGCGGCGGTGTTTTTGCCGATGCGTGAGATGATGGTATCGATGGAAATTTTTTCTTGATTTTGTTTCATAAGCATATTAATAGAGAGCTTCCTATGCCGACGTAGCTCAGCTGGTAGAGCAGCTGATTCGTAATCAGCAGGCCAGCGGTTCAAATCCGCTCGTCGGCTCCAATAAAATATTCAAAGCCGTTTCGAGAATATATCGCTCAAAACGGCTTTTTTTGTTCTTTTCTCTGCGCCCATCCCACTGTGCCGCCCATCTCTTTCCCAGAATCTATACCATAAAACAAATGGGAGTCAAAGGCAGACATATCCCTCTTCAGGTAATCTCCCGAAATGCGGTATGGGTGTCCATACGATCGATGGGTATGATGAATCCGGAATCAGGATGATGGGTTCGAAGAAACTGTTGCATTTGAAGAAAAGATAACGGAAAATTAAAAATGTTGGCGTGAGCAAAGAGGATACTCAACTTTCGATTTTCATAGGCCGGCACCGGGAGGATACGGCCCACGCCCCACGCGGTTTCGTTCAAGTGCCGCTAAAGCTTGCTCCGGGCGGCCCGGAAACTCGCTTGCGCTCAAACAGTCCGGGCCGCTGATCCGCCGCGGCGCTCAAGCGGCACTAAAACTCACCGCTGAAGGGGCGCGGACCGTATCCTCCCGGCACCTGTATCCGGTTACCATCATGAAAGTCGAAAGTTGAGGAGGGTATTGAAATGTGATCCAACGGACGGCGTTCAGGCCTCCAGCGGATATGTGCGTTCTCCCGGGCGGGCATCCGACAGGTCAAATCTTTGCGGTCCTGGGTGGCACCGCCGCAACATAGAGGAAGGATCTTTGCATTGGTTCAAAAAACGACGGAATTGGTGGCGAACTGGGAAACGCTGCAGCGGATTTTCATACGTCCGGAAGACGAAGCCTCCCGCAGGGCCTTGGTTAAATACATGGAGCAGATCCTTTTCGGTCTCCATGAATTTCTCAGGAAGCATGTCGGCATTACCCGGGAGGCGAGTCTGGAAGAACTTTCCGAAAGGTTCAAGGAAAGCCGGATCTCCGGCCATCCCCAGAAGAAGCTGGCCGACGTCATCAAAGGGATTATCGAGAATATCGCCCCCCATGCGGTCAATGTGGCCTCCCCCTATTTTATCGGTCACATGACATCAGCCATTCCGTTCTTCATGGTTCACCTTCATACCATTACGGCGGCGCTCAACCAGAATGTCGTCAAGATCGAGACATCCAAAGTCGTCTCCATCATCGAACGTCAGGTTCTGGCCAAGCTGCATCGGCTGATTTATGCCAACAGCGGGGCTTTCTATGAGGCCCATATTCAATCTCCCGAAAGCACCTTCGGCGGATTTCTCCACGATGGGACCCTGGCCAATCTGACCGCCATGTGGGTGGCGCGGAACCGTTGTTTTAAACCGAAAGAAGGGTTCAGGGGCATCGAAGCCGAGGGGATAGCCGCAGCCCAGAAGGTTTACGGCGTCGACCGAAGCGTGATTCTGGTCTCGGGGCTTGCCCACTATTCTCTTCGGAAAGCCGGCGGGGTTCTGGGTATCGGCAACGAGAACGTCATTCGCGTAGCGTCGGGAAGGCGCAACCGGATGGATCCCGAATCCCTGGAGACGGTGATCCGTAATCTGAAGGCCGAAAACCCCCGGACGCAGATTCTTGCCGTCGTGGCGATCGCCGGTGCTACCGAAACCGGAACGGTCGACCCTCTCGATGCCATTGCCGACGTCTGTGCCCGGGAGACGCTTCACTTTCATGTCGACGCAGCCTGGGGCGGTCCGACCCTCCTTTCCGACAAATACAGAGGACTGCTCAAAGGGATCGACCGTGCTGATTCCGTTACCATTGACGGCCATAAGCAGTTCTACATGCCCATGGGTTGCGGCATGGTTTTTTTCCGGGACCCGGGAATCATGGATTTGATCGCCTATCACGCCGCCTATATCAATCGACCCGGTTCGGTGGATTTGGGCATTCGATCCCTAGAAGGGAGTCGACCCGCCGCCTCGCTGGTTCTGGGAAGTGCTCTTGAAATCATGGGGACCCGCGGCTATGCCCTGCTCATCGAACACGGAATCGAGACCGCACGCGCCTTTGCCGATGAGATTGATCGACGCCCCCTCTTCGAGTTGGTCACCCCGCCCGAGCTCAATATCCTGACCTACCGGATCTGTCCCGAAGCAATTCGACAGCGATGGGCGGATGCCGGGGCGACGGAGCGAGCCCGATTGATCCGGCAGGTGAATGACCTCAACATTGCCGTTCAGCGCATCCAACGGGAAACGGGCAACAGCTTCGTCTCCCGGACAACCCTGAATCATCTGGATGAAAAAGTGGTGGTACTGAGGGCCGTTATCATGAATCCGATGACGCACATGGGCATCCTACGCGAGATTTTGGACGAGCAGGAGAAGATTTATCGTGGGCTGGCGGTGTCGGATGCTTGACAAACATCTCTCCCCTCCCAATTATTTAAGAAAAAAATTTGATGCAGTTGCAAGTCAATTTTGATGAATCAACGGGAGGAATGATGCAAGCCGGCAAGGAAACACATCAGTTCAAGACAGAGGTCCAGCAGCTATTAAATCTGATCATCAACTCGCTCTATTCCAACAAGGATATCTTTCTTCGCGAGCTCATCTCCAATGCATCGGATGCCGTCGATAAATTGCGGTTCAGGTCACAGACCGATCCCGAGATTCTTGGCGACGATACGGAGTTCAAGATCAGGATCGCCGTTGACCCGGAAGCACGAACGCTTACCGTGTCCGACAACGGCATCGGCATGACGCGCGAAGAGGTTATGGACAACATCGGCACCATCGCCAAAAGCGGCACTGCAGCCTTTCTGGAGGCGCTTGATAAGGTCAGGGAACAGAATGCGCTGGCGCCCGAACTCATCGGTCAGTTTGGGGTGGGATTTTATAGTGCGTTCATAGTGGCCGAGCAGGTAACCTTGATCACCCGGGCTGCGGGATCGGATACGGCGGTCAGATGGACGTCCCGCGGGGACGGGGCTTTCACGGTCGAAGCGGCGGAGAAGCCCGAAAGAGGAACCGACGTCATTCTGAAACTGAAGCCAAAAGAGGAGAGCGACAACGACTACACGGAGGAATGGGTGGTTCGGGACATTGTGAGAAAACACTCCGATTTCGTAGCCTACCTCATTACGATGATGGTGGAGCGGGATGAGCCGATCCCGGAACAGGAACAGATCAAGGACAAGGACGGCAAGCCCATCGGCGGGACCACCCGAAAGGTTCGGGTCGAGGAGACCCTCAACTCGATGAAAGCTATCTGGGCCAAAAACAAGAACGACGTCTCGACGGAAGAGTACAATGAGTTTTACAAGCATCTGAGTCATGACTGGAACGATCCGCTGGCGCATCTCCACGTCAAGCTGGAGGGCGTGACCGAGTACAGTGCCTTGCTTTATGTTCCCGCCAAGGCACCGTTTGATTTGTTTTTCCCGGAGCGAAAGCACGGTATACAGCTCTACTGCAAGAGGGTGTTCATCATGGACGACTGCAGAGAACTGGTGCCGGAGTATTTGCGGTTCATCAAGGGCGTGGTTGACGCACCGGACCTGAACCTCAACGTGAGTCGCGAGATCCTTCAACAGGATCGGTTGGTTCGCAATATCCGTAAAAACCTCGTCAAAAAGGTGCTGGACCTCCTCAAGGGGCTCGACGACACCCGGTATGACACTTTTTACCAGGAGTTCGGTCCCGTACTGAAGGAGGGCCTCCATTCCGACTGGGAGAACAAGGATCGGCTTGCCGAGCTTATTCAATTCAAGACGACCCGTTCCCAGGATAAATTCGTCCGTCTAAAAGATTATGTGGCTAACATGAAGCCGGATCAGGAGGAGATTTATTACATTACCGGCGAAAACCTCACCATGCTGATGAACAGTCCTCACCTGGAGGCACTGAAGGCGAAGGAGTTCGAGGTCCTCCTCATGACCGACCCTGTGGACGAATGGGTGGTTCAATCCCTTACGGAGTATGACGGCAAGAAGCTCAAGAGCGCGGAAAAGGGTGATCTGAAGCTGGGCGAGGGGGATGACGAGAAGACGGATGTCTTCAATGCCCTTTTCGGGCGAATCAAATCCCATCTCGCGTCTCATGTCAAGGATGTCAGGGCGTCATCTCACCTCAAGGCGTCGGTGGCTTGCCTTTCGGGGGATGCTCAAGACATGAGTGCTTACATGGAAAAACTGCTCAAAGCCTCGGGAGGGCATGTCCCGGACACCAAGCGGATTCTCGAACTCAATACAGCCCATCCGGTTATCGAAAAAATCAACACCGTGTTTGAAAAGGATCCGAACGATCCGATCCTCGCGGATTACGGCAGGCTGCTCCTTGACATGGCGATTATCAGCGAGGGAGGAAAAATCGATGATCCGTCCCGGTTCAACCAGATGGTCGGCAACCTCATGAATGAGGCACTCGGCAAATAAAGAGATCCGGCCGGAACGCGCTTTCCGGAGACCCCGAAAAGGGTCGGCACCCCGGGTCGCTTGATACGAAGCGGCTCGGGGTCGGCTACTTCAGCTGAAACCTCAGCTTCCATTTCTCCCCGTTTTGCGTCACAACGATATAGTCCTCTCCAATGGTGCTGATCGTCGCGCCTTTGATGGCACCGCCTTCCTTCAGAATATTGCCGTTGACGACCACCAATCGATTTTCGGGCGCGGTCGACCAGACGAGTGCCTGAATGGCGAGCCCGGCGTCATCCTGTGATTTCAAGGGGATATCTTCATGGCTTCCGGCGGAGGAGCGCGCCGTGACGGGCAAACGGTTTTTTGCCGGCAGGTCTGCATGGACGGGCGGAGCGTCGATTCGAGCTTTCGGGACCGAGCGCGTCTCCTGGATCTGTTTCGAGGGCGGCATCGGAGAAACGGCGTCGGATTGAACCGGTCGATCTGAAGCAACAGGGACCTTTGAGGGCTTGGAGACAGGCGTAGCAAGCGATTTGACCTGCGAACTCACGGGGGGCTTGGCGGTCGACGGAGAAATCGAAGGCGACGGCATCGAGGGCGGTTTAAGGTTTTTCTTATGGTTTTGAGCGGCGTTATCAGGCGAGTTGAAGGCCGGCGGGGGAGGTGGAGAAACCGACAGGTCGATGGAAGAGGGTGCAGCGGTTGACGCATTCGAATCTTCTGCGGCAGGAGCTGCCTTTTCTGGAATGCTTCGGATTTCGAGGACAGGATAACGCCAGAGGGTCCATGAAACAGCCCCTAAAAACATGGCGACAAAAACCCCGAAAACGGTATTTCGAATCAGCAAACCGCGGGATCGCCTCGCCATTTTCCGAGGAACGAGGCCGCGGAGTGACTGGAGAGGGTTCTCTTGCTGTCGGGCGTCCAGGCTTTCCCGCTCGAGCTTCCGAAGCGCTTTCAGTATGGCGCTCAATGGATCGCCTCCTTACCACTGATACCATGGACGGTGTCGAGGCGAGGTATCCCGGCCGCCCCTGTTTCGTTGTAAAGCGCGATCAACGTAAGGGGGCCCACGATACCGTCAACGGGCAGGCCATGCCGGGCTTGAAATTCCCTGACTGCGGTTTCGGTCGCTTCGTCGAAGGCCGGCGTGATCAGTATATCTTTATATCCGATGTCCCTGAGAATCATTTTCAGCGCCGTTACCGACGCCTCCGGTGCATCGAAGGGAATGACCCCGGTCAGCCCCTTAAGATTTTTCCAGGGAATATAGGCAGTTCTCGTCCAGTAAATCCTCAGTTGATCCCATCTTCCGCTTGCCGTGTGGGCCCCGTTTGTAAATTCCATGGTGTCGTCGCCCGCAATCCGAATCAGTGAAAGGAATACCGCTTCTTTCGCGGCAGGAGAACGACATTCAAAAATCACCGGTAAATTCAGGCGACGGATGAGGCCAACATTGAGGTTTGGATCGAGGGTGTGAAGAGAAAGCCCTTTTTCCGCCGCAGCCAACCGGAAAAAGAGCTCTGCGTCATCGATTTCTTCCAGAGCGGGATGGAGATCGGTGTCGGCTTCCCACTGGGTCAGAACAGCCTCGAGCGCCTGCTGACGGGAGGTTGTCCGATCCGTGGCGGCCAGGATTCCCGCGATGTCCTGAGCAGGCGTTTTTTGAAAGGGTTCCGTTTCGACGACAGCCGATTCGGAGGCTGTCGTCGATTCTGCTCCTGTCGGGAGCGGCGTGGGCGCATCAGGCCTGACAGTGGGATCCGCATCCAGCGTCTTGCGGCGCTTCGTTTCCGGAATTGTAAGATTCGGTCCTGCCGACGACGGCATTGCCCTCAGCGCCGCCGGCAACCGGGCCGGCCCGAAGGTTTCCCCGGCCGATTTTCCCCTGGGCGCGGCGTCGGTATCTCTTTGGGTCGCTGTAACCGCGGTCGCGGGGTTCGCCCCCGCTTTTTCTCCGACGTCTTCGAGAGTGAACAGGCGGCGTTCGATGGGCATGTCGAAAGGTTTGTTCAGATGAAAGGCTACCGCCGAAAGAGCGACACAGACGAGAACGGCCGATACCCATGTCCATCGTTTCCATCCCCATCGGGTTTCATGACCGCCGCGTGAAGAGATTTCCTGAATGGCGGCCGCGGTGATCCGGCCTGTGATGTTCCGTCGGCCGAGACCGTAAGCCGTGAGCAGCGCCCGATCGGCGACAATGTTGACAAGCCGCGGTATCCCTCTTGAATAGCGGTATATGGCCTTCAGGGCGTTCCGGGAGAATTTTACCCCGGGCTTTTGAGCGGCGATCTGGACGCGGTGCCTGACATAGTCACCCGTCTCCTTCAGGGTGAGGGGCTTGAGGTGGCAGCTCAGGGTAATCCGTTGTCTCAGTTGGCGCAGTTCGTATGAGTCCAGAACGTCTCTGAGTTCCGGCTGTCCGACCAGAATGATCTGGAGAAGCTTGCTGGTATCGGTTTCGAGATTGGACAGGAGCCGAAGCTGCTCCAGGACGCCCGTGTTGAGGTTCTGGGCTTCGTCAATCAACAGGAGCACGGGCTTAGCCTGTCGCTTTTTTTCGATGAGGAAACGGTTCAGCCCGTCAATCAGATCTTTGGCGCTGTCCGCTGCCGAATCGATGCCGAACTCTTCGTTGATCGTTTTCAACAGTTGCACGGCGTTAAGCATGGGATTGAAGATATAAGCGACTTCAGCGCCCTCTTCCAGACTCCCCAGAAAAGCGCGGCAGAGGGTTGTTTTACCCGTCCCCACTTCGCCGGTAATCTCAACAAAACCGTCACCCTGGGAGACCGCGTAGGTCAGATGAGCCAGAACATCCTCATGGCTTTGGCTCAGAAAGAGATAGGCGGGATTGGGGACGAGTTGAAAGGGCCTCTCCTTGAACCCGAAAAATTTTTCGTACATCTATCCCCTCCGTTGCCTGTATTCTGAATTCGCCGTGGGCGGACCGTCGGGACTGAACGCGGCACGACATGCATCAAGGGCGATGGCGGCGCAACAGGACGGTAGATCGAGGAATGCATCGTTGACGGCAATCATCTCAGATAAAAAGGGGGCCGCCGCTCTGGCGCATCCCCCGGGAGCAATCAATTTTTTTGTTTTTTGGACGCCGGCTGATAGGTGCACAGGGGCTCCTCACTCAGGTAGTCGCCGGTGGCTTCATAAGCCCTGGCGCGACATCCGCCGCAGACCCGACGGTACTCGCAGCATCCGCATTTTCCCGTGAGGTTGTCAACGTTTCTCAGGGCGAGAAACGGCTCGGCGTGGTTCCAGATCTCCTTGAACGAAGTCCGCTTTACGTTGCCGCAATCGAGTTCGAGAAAGCCGCACGGTTGAACGGTGCCGGTGTGGGAGATGAAGCAGAAACCGGTTCCGCCGAGGCAGCCCCGGGTTACGGCGTCCAGGCCGTGGGTCTGAAAGGTCACCTGTTTTCCTTCTTCGCTCGCGCGCTGCCGGAGAATACGGTAGTAATGGGGTGCGCAGGTGGCCTTCAGCTGGAGAGGCGTTTTGTCACGCTGGTCGTAAAACCAGTTCAGGGCTGTTTCATATTGGGCGGCGTCAATAGCCTGATCGGCGATATATTTCCCCCGGCCTGTCGGGACCAGGAGAAAGATGTGGTGCGCTACCGCCCCCAATTCAACCGCCAGCGCCTGGATTTTGGGCATTTCATCCAGGTTGGATTTCGTGATGGTCGTATTGATCTGGAATTCGATTCCGACGGCCTTGGCGATGCGGATGCCTTTCAGCGCGCCCTCGAAGGCACCCGGGACGCCGCGAAAGGCATCGTGTTTTTCACGGGTTGCGCCGTCAAGGCTGATGCTGATCCGGCGGA harbors:
- a CDS encoding SurA N-terminal domain-containing protein — translated: MAPKSRLKANPLLFLIFIIALECSCVGCSPENPTETSAYLIRIGGTVLTEADFDQSFDFQKIAYGDAIADPVLWKQVRQDIFKELMIRAVMLERARETGIRISPQETEAAVQAIQQAYPPGEFEKTLLESAVSFRSWRNELKTRLLIDKLLQKDIAIPEIVAPGVADVDRKTEERLQRDGVEAAYPSWIRKLRRKYPVDVNDAAVHHILNRQPTISSK
- the mfd gene encoding transcription-repair coupling factor codes for the protein MLMKQNQEKISIDTIISRIGKNTAAECAGLPAPCKAYLIGRIFREKPVPITVVLPSARDAERFIEDFSFFFGDTDQNLLYFAPYNLSPFKFVAYHNSTTAERLRTLYRQTVDRLPHIMVTTIDALQRRLIPKSALTDFAELIMVGEELDRDQLTAKLIAGGYTQTAVVEEPGDFCVRGGIIDIFSPTYPEPVRIEMFGDLVESLRFFSSTNQRTRHAVEEVVILPAKEAILKPDKINDIIAGIRKQANRLNIPAGRTRELIDNIKTKGHFPGIEGLLPLVYPRLDTLFEYIPPDTLFVLAEPAELRTAAEEALTQAAESFAAANADNRICVAPRELYLEWADIRERLAGRRRLDLRLLPLTASSGSDMAARYHFSISDTTFFREKLVRTRESEQPFSPLPDWIGEQRKNDLTTVFVCDNKARASRLTALLAPYGIAPTSLEAFPETRKVKGGVYLLKGRLSSGFTWPSEAFSVVAEKDIFGPSAPRRKTPPRKVRTELLSLEELKTGDLVVHSEHGIGRYQGLKKLTLNRMANDFLEILYKDDDKLYLPVDRMNAIQKYMGIDGIEPILDKMGGNSWNAVKSNVKKSVEKIAGDLLNIYAERSVNKGFAFNLATVDLAEFEAGFPFDETPDQTRAIEDVLDDMRRETAMDRLICGDVGYGKTEVALRAAYVAVFNQKQVAILVPTTVLAEQHFETFSQRFQNYPINIACLSRFRSMKEQRTIVEGVAAGSVDIVIGTHRLLQKDIAFRDLGLIILDEEQRFGVKHKERLKSFRSTVDVLALTATPIPRTLHMSLTGIRDISVISTPPEQRRPIITYISELEDSIIRDAVRKELKRKGQIFFVHNNIQTIDRMADRLRKIVPEARLDIAHGRMGEDLLEKVMLRFLYQEIDMLICTTIIESGLDVPAANTILVNHADRLGLAQIYQLRGRVGRGEEQAFAYLFIPEESSLSKDAQKRLKVLMEHSDLGSGFQIAMSDLKIRGGGTILGASQSGHIAAVGYDMFLKLMEDAVAELKGEPISTPLEPEINIPMSFFISEGYIPDIDQRLNTYRRLSKMSTLKEISDFRTELIDRFGSMPDETGNLLLKMMLKILATKAGVKRLDFLENALSIHFSEAHQKNPFGIVDLITERSDRFTFTPDQILKVKLSGHSIGSRLTQTKNILKEITRRVNG
- the panP gene encoding pyridoxal-dependent aspartate 1-decarboxylase PanP, which encodes MVQKTTELVANWETLQRIFIRPEDEASRRALVKYMEQILFGLHEFLRKHVGITREASLEELSERFKESRISGHPQKKLADVIKGIIENIAPHAVNVASPYFIGHMTSAIPFFMVHLHTITAALNQNVVKIETSKVVSIIERQVLAKLHRLIYANSGAFYEAHIQSPESTFGGFLHDGTLANLTAMWVARNRCFKPKEGFRGIEAEGIAAAQKVYGVDRSVILVSGLAHYSLRKAGGVLGIGNENVIRVASGRRNRMDPESLETVIRNLKAENPRTQILAVVAIAGATETGTVDPLDAIADVCARETLHFHVDAAWGGPTLLSDKYRGLLKGIDRADSVTIDGHKQFYMPMGCGMVFFRDPGIMDLIAYHAAYINRPGSVDLGIRSLEGSRPAASLVLGSALEIMGTRGYALLIEHGIETARAFADEIDRRPLFELVTPPELNILTYRICPEAIRQRWADAGATERARLIRQVNDLNIAVQRIQRETGNSFVSRTTLNHLDEKVVVLRAVIMNPMTHMGILREILDEQEKIYRGLAVSDA
- the htpG gene encoding molecular chaperone HtpG, encoding MMQAGKETHQFKTEVQQLLNLIINSLYSNKDIFLRELISNASDAVDKLRFRSQTDPEILGDDTEFKIRIAVDPEARTLTVSDNGIGMTREEVMDNIGTIAKSGTAAFLEALDKVREQNALAPELIGQFGVGFYSAFIVAEQVTLITRAAGSDTAVRWTSRGDGAFTVEAAEKPERGTDVILKLKPKEESDNDYTEEWVVRDIVRKHSDFVAYLITMMVERDEPIPEQEQIKDKDGKPIGGTTRKVRVEETLNSMKAIWAKNKNDVSTEEYNEFYKHLSHDWNDPLAHLHVKLEGVTEYSALLYVPAKAPFDLFFPERKHGIQLYCKRVFIMDDCRELVPEYLRFIKGVVDAPDLNLNVSREILQQDRLVRNIRKNLVKKVLDLLKGLDDTRYDTFYQEFGPVLKEGLHSDWENKDRLAELIQFKTTRSQDKFVRLKDYVANMKPDQEEIYYITGENLTMLMNSPHLEALKAKEFEVLLMTDPVDEWVVQSLTEYDGKKLKSAEKGDLKLGEGDDEKTDVFNALFGRIKSHLASHVKDVRASSHLKASVACLSGDAQDMSAYMEKLLKASGGHVPDTKRILELNTAHPVIEKINTVFEKDPNDPILADYGRLLLDMAIISEGGKIDDPSRFNQMVGNLMNEALGK
- a CDS encoding general secretion pathway protein GspB; this encodes MSAILKALRKLERESLDARQQENPLQSLRGLVPRKMARRSRGLLIRNTVFGVFVAMFLGAVSWTLWRYPVLEIRSIPEKAAPAAEDSNASTAAPSSIDLSVSPPPPPAFNSPDNAAQNHKKNLKPPSMPSPSISPSTAKPPVSSQVKSLATPVSKPSKVPVASDRPVQSDAVSPMPPSKQIQETRSVPKARIDAPPVHADLPAKNRLPVTARSSAGSHEDIPLKSQDDAGLAIQALVWSTAPENRLVVVNGNILKEGGAIKGATISTIGEDYIVVTQNGEKWKLRFQLK